Proteins found in one Candidatus Hydrogenedentota bacterium genomic segment:
- a CDS encoding zinc metallopeptidase, translated as MFPMFHDPTFILVIPALLFAVWAQWKVKSTYAKYARVGNRQGLTGAEVAQRILLDANVGVAGTGWGRGDGVALEPIEGTLTDHYDPRARTLRLSQDIYYGQSVAALGIAAHEVGHAIQHAHGYAPMMARNFVYPVSAIGSTLAFPIFVIGMFLGPGTGQTIMQIAILLFAAAVGFTVLTLPVEFNASRRAMKALASGGYLSEDELGGARKVLTAAAMTYVASTAMAILQLVRMLLLANRR; from the coding sequence ATGTTTCCAATGTTTCATGACCCAACGTTCATCCTGGTGATTCCGGCGCTGCTCTTCGCGGTGTGGGCCCAGTGGAAGGTCAAATCCACTTATGCCAAGTACGCCCGGGTGGGCAACCGACAGGGGTTGACCGGCGCTGAGGTGGCCCAACGCATCCTGCTCGATGCGAACGTAGGTGTCGCCGGGACCGGTTGGGGCCGCGGCGACGGAGTGGCTCTCGAACCCATCGAGGGGACGCTTACCGACCACTACGACCCGCGTGCCCGCACCTTGAGGCTGTCGCAAGACATTTATTACGGGCAGAGCGTGGCGGCGTTGGGAATTGCCGCCCATGAAGTCGGTCACGCCATCCAGCATGCCCACGGGTATGCGCCGATGATGGCCCGCAACTTCGTGTACCCCGTGAGCGCTATCGGCTCCACCTTGGCCTTCCCCATCTTCGTCATCGGGATGTTTCTGGGCCCCGGCACGGGCCAGACCATCATGCAGATCGCGATCCTGCTGTTCGCGGCAGCCGTAGGATTCACGGTTTTGACCCTGCCCGTCGAGTTCAATGCCAGCCGCCGCGCTATGAAAGCTTTGGCCAGCGGAGGATACCTCTCCGAGGACGAACTCGGCGGAGCGCGCAAAGTGCTCACAGCCGCTGCCATGACCTACGTAGCCTCGACCGCGATGGCGATTCTGCAACTGGTGCGTATGTTGTTGCTCGCCAACAGGCGATAA
- a CDS encoding glycosyltransferase family 2 protein: MTASAQSAPFPSVSVVVPTYMEADNIPLLVDRVSRVRDERHLDLELLIMDDDSNDGIEAVVHGLEKPWVRLVVRKENRGLSPAVLDGMRLAKNDILVCMDADLSHPPEAIPELLEALSQDYDFAIGSRYVEDGSTDESWGLFRWLNSRVATLLARPFTRAQDPLSGFFALRRATFEAAQDLNPIGYKIGLELIVKARCEFIKEVPIRFSDRKLGESKLTFAEQLRYLQHLRRLFIYRYGGWAHFMQFAVVGGMGTLVNLAVLTLLHLVRVPLNICVAAAILTAMVFNFGLNRRFTFSYARDGSIARQFLGFAGASSLGALINYAVTLLFIHQWAIMERVPQLAALVGIAAGMAINFGISRHLVFRKPSPPDPT; the protein is encoded by the coding sequence ATGACAGCGAGCGCACAGTCTGCTCCGTTCCCTTCGGTGTCGGTCGTGGTGCCGACCTACATGGAAGCGGATAACATCCCCTTGTTGGTGGACCGTGTCTCCCGCGTGCGCGATGAGCGCCACCTGGACCTTGAGCTGCTGATCATGGACGACGACAGCAATGACGGTATTGAGGCAGTGGTCCACGGCCTCGAAAAACCATGGGTCCGTCTGGTGGTCCGCAAGGAGAATCGCGGGTTGAGCCCGGCGGTTCTGGACGGGATGCGGCTGGCAAAGAACGATATACTGGTTTGCATGGATGCGGACCTGAGCCATCCGCCGGAAGCCATCCCGGAACTCCTTGAGGCCCTTTCCCAAGACTATGATTTTGCCATCGGGTCGCGATATGTGGAAGATGGTTCCACCGACGAGAGCTGGGGCCTGTTCCGTTGGCTGAACAGCCGCGTGGCCACACTGCTGGCGCGCCCGTTTACCCGGGCCCAAGACCCGCTGAGCGGCTTTTTCGCTTTGCGGCGCGCGACCTTCGAGGCCGCGCAGGACCTCAATCCCATTGGATACAAGATTGGACTCGAGCTGATTGTGAAGGCGCGGTGCGAGTTTATCAAGGAGGTACCGATCCGCTTTTCAGACCGCAAGCTGGGGGAGAGCAAACTCACGTTTGCCGAGCAACTGCGGTACCTTCAACATCTGCGGCGCCTGTTCATCTACCGGTACGGTGGATGGGCGCACTTCATGCAGTTCGCGGTCGTGGGCGGGATGGGGACGCTTGTCAACCTGGCGGTACTGACGCTTCTGCACCTCGTGCGCGTTCCGTTGAACATTTGCGTAGCCGCGGCCATTCTGACGGCGATGGTGTTCAATTTTGGCTTGAACCGCCGCTTCACTTTTTCGTATGCGCGGGACGGGTCAATTGCGCGCCAGTTCCTGGGTTTTGCGGGGGCGAGCAGCCTCGGGGCGCTGATTAATTACGCAGTGACACTGCTGTTTATACACCAGTGGGCTATAATGGAACGCGTCCCTCAACTGGCGGCGCTGGTGGGCATTGCGGCGGGGATGGCGATCAACTTTGGGATCAGCCGGCACTTGGTGTTTCGGAAGCCGAGCCCCCCGGACCCTACATAA
- a CDS encoding Gfo/Idh/MocA family oxidoreductase, translated as MASKVSRRRFVQTGTLAAAGAVSALVSSRAVGANERIRLGFIGVANRGGQLLERTTPFGDVEVTALCDVYRPTIEEWAAKVPNKVALYGDYRKMLETEKLDAVVIATPDHWHALQMIHACEAGLDVYVEKPLSITIYEGRRMVEAARRTRRVVQVGIQRRSCETLMKVRDFVQSGKIGPVVVGRCCRVSNMWPDGIGSPPDSEPPAGLDWDMWLGPRAYRPFNPAIAPYKFRWHKDFSSQLANWGVHYFDAFRMALGEEVPTSICAMGGRYLLNDARTIPDTMEAIFEFPSKRMVHFSQYETSSNPILRSGMVEFRGTVGTLYYEGANFVVVPEFGGQFQDRERRMAPVEEKGSVGDPTAQHIRNFLDCVKSRNDPNCTIEEGHKSTTLALLGNISLEVGTRLEWDPAVERVTNHPQANDLLHYEYREPWKLG; from the coding sequence ATGGCGTCAAAGGTGAGTCGCAGACGGTTTGTGCAAACGGGTACTCTGGCGGCGGCCGGGGCGGTTTCCGCTCTGGTCTCCTCGCGCGCCGTGGGCGCCAACGAGCGCATTCGGCTGGGCTTCATCGGCGTCGCCAACCGCGGGGGGCAGTTGCTCGAACGTACGACGCCGTTCGGCGACGTCGAAGTCACGGCGCTCTGCGACGTATACCGTCCGACGATCGAAGAATGGGCGGCGAAAGTCCCGAACAAGGTCGCGCTTTACGGCGACTACCGGAAGATGCTCGAGACTGAGAAACTCGACGCGGTAGTTATCGCGACGCCGGACCACTGGCACGCCCTGCAGATGATTCATGCATGCGAGGCCGGGCTCGATGTGTACGTCGAGAAACCGCTTTCGATCACCATCTACGAGGGGCGCCGAATGGTCGAGGCGGCACGGCGGACCAGGCGCGTTGTGCAGGTCGGCATTCAACGGCGCTCCTGCGAGACGCTCATGAAGGTCCGCGACTTCGTGCAATCCGGCAAGATCGGTCCGGTTGTTGTGGGACGTTGCTGCCGTGTGAGCAACATGTGGCCGGACGGCATCGGAAGTCCTCCGGACAGCGAGCCGCCTGCCGGGCTGGACTGGGACATGTGGCTGGGGCCGAGGGCGTACCGACCGTTCAATCCCGCTATCGCTCCGTATAAATTCCGCTGGCATAAGGATTTCTCGTCGCAGCTAGCCAACTGGGGGGTGCATTACTTTGACGCTTTTCGCATGGCTCTTGGCGAAGAGGTGCCGACGTCCATCTGCGCCATGGGCGGCCGGTACCTGCTCAATGACGCGCGAACCATTCCGGATACCATGGAAGCTATCTTCGAGTTCCCCTCGAAACGAATGGTCCACTTCAGCCAGTACGAGACCAGCAGCAATCCGATTCTTCGTTCGGGGATGGTCGAGTTTCGCGGGACCGTCGGGACCCTCTATTATGAGGGCGCGAATTTCGTGGTCGTCCCTGAATTCGGCGGGCAGTTCCAGGACCGCGAGAGGCGGATGGCGCCGGTGGAGGAGAAGGGCTCGGTCGGCGACCCGACTGCCCAACATATCCGCAATTTTCTGGACTGCGTGAAGTCTCGCAACGACCCCAATTGCACCATCGAAGAGGGGCACAAATCCACCACTCTCGCGTTGTTGGGCAATATCTCGCTAGAGGTGGGAACCCGGCTCGAATGGGACCCCGCCGTTGAACGCGTTACGAATCACCCGCAAGCCAATGACTTGCTCCATTACGAGTACCGAGAGCCTTGGAAACTGGGGTAA
- a CDS encoding choice-of-anchor D domain-containing protein, with amino-acid sequence MKLMKVEYTFRLNGYLLGTLLMLCLISLSALGQNLLVNPSAETGDLSGWSTSGPGWSAGPDPQPSGVLGGGRDGCAVFFTDDDWCTRSQTVSLLALGYTATELDAVPKITFSEWFRGFSTHFIPNYADKAYLHVELRKTENGDPVVSYDSGEFTTSGTWEQKTGTFSGYGAGVRYVYWEDGGKGAETTSGSTDGPVLDEALLTIAVSRATPKLVVSRTTIDFGAFSRSGEWSPPQTVTITNTGTVAMAVNFCICAGDYVSFALKNAPANDPIVPGGSLPLSVVFSPFQLGTRSATLRVYSDDPGNPTKSITLRGFGAPVCTGITRLDDSPTSETTVRFKVSFSDGVVGVDSSDFVIVESGVTGSSLSGVAQGDADGKDWIVTVAFGRGRGTVGINLVDNNTIVAVLYEVEYPLGGAGSGNGNFTGGETYQFLGAASPDIDSSGAVNARDIQLVINEVLEPGSAPPGMDTDVDGNGSTGAEDVQLVTNAALDR; translated from the coding sequence ATGAAGCTGATGAAAGTAGAATACACATTTCGATTGAACGGCTATCTGTTGGGGACGCTCCTGATGCTTTGCCTGATTTCCCTGTCGGCGTTGGGTCAGAACCTGCTGGTGAATCCAAGCGCCGAGACCGGGGACCTGAGCGGCTGGAGCACGAGCGGGCCCGGCTGGAGCGCAGGCCCCGACCCGCAACCGTCCGGCGTTCTTGGGGGTGGCCGCGATGGCTGCGCCGTGTTCTTCACGGACGACGATTGGTGTACGCGAAGCCAGACCGTTAGCCTGTTGGCCCTCGGGTACACTGCGACGGAGTTGGACGCCGTGCCCAAGATCACGTTTTCAGAGTGGTTCCGCGGGTTTTCGACTCATTTCATACCCAATTACGCGGATAAGGCTTACTTACATGTAGAATTGCGCAAAACGGAGAATGGAGACCCCGTAGTTTCATACGATTCAGGCGAGTTCACCACCAGCGGCACGTGGGAGCAGAAAACCGGCACGTTCAGCGGTTACGGCGCCGGTGTGCGATATGTTTATTGGGAGGATGGCGGGAAGGGCGCGGAGACAACCTCCGGTTCCACGGATGGCCCGGTATTGGATGAAGCGCTTCTCACCATTGCTGTCTCGCGGGCTACCCCGAAGTTGGTTGTCAGCAGAACCACCATCGATTTTGGGGCATTTTCGCGTTCGGGGGAATGGTCGCCTCCCCAAACGGTGACGATCACAAATACCGGCACTGTGGCGATGGCGGTCAATTTCTGCATTTGCGCGGGTGATTATGTTAGTTTTGCGCTGAAGAATGCCCCCGCGAATGATCCGATTGTTCCGGGCGGCAGCCTTCCTCTTAGCGTGGTATTCAGCCCGTTCCAGCTGGGGACGCGCTCGGCCACGTTGCGGGTCTATTCGGATGATCCAGGAAATCCAACGAAATCAATCACGCTTCGGGGTTTCGGAGCACCGGTATGCACGGGTATTACCCGATTGGATGATTCTCCAACAAGCGAGACGACGGTGCGTTTCAAGGTGAGTTTCAGCGACGGCGTGGTGGGAGTGGACAGCAGCGACTTTGTCATCGTGGAATCGGGGGTGACCGGGTCGTCACTTTCGGGCGTTGCACAAGGCGACGCCGATGGCAAGGACTGGATTGTGACGGTGGCGTTCGGCAGGGGACGGGGAACCGTGGGCATCAACCTTGTGGACAACAACACCATTGTTGCGGTCCTTTACGAGGTCGAGTACCCGTTGGGCGGGGCTGGCTCGGGAAACGGCAATTTTACGGGCGGGGAGACCTATCAGTTTCTCGGAGCGGCGTCGCCTGACATCGACAGCAGCGGCGCGGTCAATGCCCGGGATATACAGCTGGTCATCAATGAAGTGCTTGAGCCGGGTTCGGCGCCTCCGGGGATGGATACGGACGTGGACGGCAATGGGTCAACCGGGGCTGAAGACGTGCAGTTGGTGACTAACGCAGCGCTGGACAGGTAG
- a CDS encoding NPCBM/NEW2 domain-containing protein, producing MCKRHTPRFPGLVPACGVRAVLGLLLLVAPRAVPAPVALFLEGEHAPTGAIWLDALDVAHARQDWGQPRAGRSVGQNEMRLGGTRYLHGLGTHAFSECHIELHGGTNRFVAMVGIDDEAGPNGSAIFELWADDSLRWRSPVLRGGDTPLLADVKLESASRLTLIVDPTEDGIHLDHANWAGALLFLDPNASEPPRIVAPPPVETPEIACRQPQAPEINAPRVLGATPGRPFLFRIPCGGELPISATARGLPPGLTVNADTGIITGVLEKAGLWTLKLRARNKHGGSRQTMLLVAAPYSLALTPPMGWNSWNAWGETVDDAKVRAAADALLASRLADYGFQYVCIDDGWAGGRQANGAIIPNDKFPDMPGLVRYLHNAGLKAGIYASPGRTTCAGYEGSYEHEFQDARTFAAWGMDLLKYDWCSYSGVADGQGPEMFMRPYRLMRQAIDDGGRDMVYAICQYGEANVWQWAAHPDIQGNLWRTSRDIDDTWPGMLHNALAAAEPARFARPGHWNDADMMVLGKLGWGKELRNTQLNEREQQTHVTLWALLPSPMFLGCDVSQLDSFTLALLKNPEVIAIHQDPLGAPVRRVLPANDPSTEVWIRPLWDGTRAVGLFNFDPRTGPRRVYVSWAGAGLPPGPHPVRDLWRRKDLGEYTEAFALNVPARGCVLLKIGVPMKDAAAMAVLRRRYEGSCPAGGPTCPALR from the coding sequence ATGTGCAAACGACACACACCCCGGTTTCCGGGCCTGGTCCCCGCCTGCGGTGTCCGTGCGGTTCTCGGTCTCCTGCTGCTTGTTGCGCCGCGTGCTGTGCCCGCCCCGGTGGCGCTATTTCTCGAAGGTGAGCATGCCCCAACAGGGGCCATATGGCTCGATGCTCTCGACGTTGCCCACGCGCGGCAAGACTGGGGCCAGCCCAGGGCAGGCCGGTCCGTAGGGCAAAACGAGATGCGACTGGGCGGCACGCGCTATCTTCACGGCTTGGGGACCCACGCCTTCAGCGAATGCCACATCGAGCTCCACGGGGGAACCAACCGGTTCGTGGCCATGGTTGGCATTGATGACGAGGCCGGGCCAAACGGGTCGGCCATCTTCGAGCTGTGGGCGGATGATTCGCTCCGTTGGAGAAGCCCCGTCCTACGGGGCGGCGACACACCCCTTCTCGCCGACGTGAAACTCGAATCGGCCAGCCGCCTGACGCTTATCGTGGACCCGACCGAAGACGGCATCCACCTCGACCACGCAAACTGGGCGGGCGCTCTGTTGTTCCTCGACCCGAACGCCTCGGAACCGCCGCGAATTGTGGCCCCCCCGCCCGTGGAAACTCCAGAAATCGCCTGCCGCCAGCCCCAAGCGCCCGAAATCAACGCGCCCCGCGTATTGGGCGCAACTCCCGGCCGGCCGTTTCTGTTTCGGATTCCATGCGGCGGGGAGTTGCCCATCTCCGCGACAGCCCGTGGTCTGCCCCCGGGGCTAACGGTGAATGCGGACACCGGGATTATCACCGGCGTCCTCGAGAAGGCCGGCCTTTGGACCCTCAAGTTACGCGCCCGAAACAAGCATGGCGGAAGCCGCCAAACCATGCTGCTTGTCGCCGCGCCGTATTCCCTCGCTTTGACCCCGCCCATGGGCTGGAATTCCTGGAACGCATGGGGCGAAACGGTGGACGATGCGAAAGTCCGAGCAGCCGCTGACGCCCTCCTCGCATCACGCCTTGCCGACTACGGGTTCCAGTACGTGTGCATCGATGATGGATGGGCTGGTGGACGCCAAGCCAACGGCGCCATCATTCCCAACGACAAGTTCCCGGACATGCCCGGCCTCGTCCGATACCTCCACAACGCGGGGCTGAAAGCGGGCATCTACGCATCCCCGGGCCGCACAACCTGCGCCGGATACGAAGGCAGCTATGAACATGAATTTCAGGATGCCCGGACCTTCGCTGCGTGGGGAATGGACCTCCTCAAATATGATTGGTGCTCCTACAGCGGCGTGGCCGATGGCCAAGGTCCGGAGATGTTTATGCGCCCCTATCGTCTCATGCGCCAAGCCATTGATGACGGCGGCCGTGATATGGTCTACGCCATTTGCCAGTACGGCGAAGCAAACGTCTGGCAATGGGCGGCCCACCCGGATATTCAGGGCAATCTTTGGCGCACAAGCCGGGACATTGACGATACCTGGCCCGGCATGCTCCACAACGCCCTGGCAGCCGCCGAACCCGCCCGGTTCGCGCGGCCCGGCCACTGGAACGATGCCGATATGATGGTCCTAGGCAAACTTGGGTGGGGGAAGGAACTGCGCAACACACAACTCAACGAGCGGGAACAGCAGACGCACGTCACCCTCTGGGCCTTGCTCCCCTCCCCCATGTTCCTCGGGTGCGACGTGAGCCAATTGGACTCTTTCACCCTGGCGCTTCTCAAGAACCCCGAGGTGATCGCGATTCATCAAGACCCACTCGGAGCGCCCGTTCGGCGCGTGCTCCCGGCGAATGACCCATCAACCGAGGTCTGGATTCGCCCCCTGTGGGACGGGACCCGTGCCGTGGGCCTCTTCAATTTCGACCCAAGGACGGGGCCCCGGCGCGTATACGTATCGTGGGCCGGCGCCGGACTCCCCCCAGGCCCTCATCCGGTCCGCGACCTGTGGCGCAGGAAAGATTTGGGCGAGTACACGGAAGCTTTCGCCCTGAATGTGCCCGCTCGGGGATGCGTCTTACTCAAGATAGGCGTGCCCATGAAAGACGCCGCCGCGATGGCAGTGCTGCGGCGTCGATACGAAGGCTCTTGTCCGGCGGGAGGACCTACCTGTCCAGCGCTGCGTTAG
- a CDS encoding alginate export family protein, whose amino-acid sequence MRIVICTLIVCALLGSAYAELQNVQVYGRIDIRARYYKSSFNNAAVYGGGPALEVRIPAAFLPGRAIGDALGVRSLFDYDNARSDWTFTELVTTLGVKADFTNNVNGVIEFYDFAWWGEDFRSNYITGADGPADTSDDVELLQSYIEMNEIGGLPLRARIGRQRMRFDEGWLLSDRATPTLRISWDGISLNYTTDQFEVDAFATKLAEGGPIEQDEDVDFYGVRAAYTGLENIDFALWWYWLRDARRLSDTNLGFFGEWIEDWFGVDDYDPTNLHTVGGRAWGNWGALDYDLKLAYQFGDADALGFRFKPYFYGDNEAEWDQWAGELEIGYTFDIAWKPRPYVLGVYMGGEDERDISFWEWLNPFDKPNASASFNRLFSETNYAPAINDNGCLTNFSELALGVDFKPLEKVSVKTQIGRYWANETFDWPAYFTLGNYRVLIAPNLSFWTMESGDNIGWEWLNVINYAYSENLTIMLFYSHFFNDSDHGLDGNYLYSNGNVFMGGTDDADADYVFLWFILTF is encoded by the coding sequence ATGCGAATCGTTATTTGCACACTTATCGTGTGTGCCCTGCTAGGCAGTGCCTATGCGGAGTTGCAGAATGTCCAGGTGTACGGACGCATCGATATTCGCGCACGTTATTACAAGAGCTCGTTCAACAATGCCGCGGTATACGGCGGCGGACCGGCGCTCGAGGTGCGTATTCCGGCCGCGTTCCTGCCCGGCCGGGCCATTGGCGACGCGCTCGGCGTCCGTAGTCTCTTCGATTACGACAACGCGCGCTCCGATTGGACGTTCACGGAATTGGTGACGACCTTGGGCGTCAAGGCTGATTTCACCAACAACGTGAATGGCGTCATCGAATTCTACGACTTCGCGTGGTGGGGTGAAGACTTCCGCAGCAACTACATCACCGGTGCGGACGGCCCCGCCGATACCTCGGACGACGTCGAATTGCTCCAGTCCTACATCGAAATGAATGAGATTGGCGGTCTGCCGCTGCGTGCGCGCATCGGCCGCCAGCGCATGCGGTTCGATGAAGGCTGGCTGCTCAGCGACAGGGCCACGCCAACCCTGCGCATTTCGTGGGATGGCATCTCCCTGAATTACACCACCGACCAGTTTGAAGTCGACGCCTTCGCCACCAAGCTCGCGGAAGGCGGACCCATCGAACAGGATGAGGACGTTGACTTCTACGGTGTGCGCGCCGCTTACACGGGTCTGGAGAACATCGATTTCGCCCTGTGGTGGTACTGGCTGCGCGACGCACGGCGGTTGTCGGACACAAACCTTGGCTTCTTCGGCGAATGGATTGAAGACTGGTTCGGTGTCGACGACTACGACCCCACCAACCTGCACACGGTGGGCGGGCGCGCATGGGGCAACTGGGGCGCGTTGGATTACGACCTGAAACTGGCCTATCAGTTCGGTGACGCGGACGCCTTGGGCTTCCGGTTCAAGCCATATTTCTACGGCGACAACGAAGCGGAATGGGATCAATGGGCCGGCGAACTGGAAATCGGGTACACCTTTGATATCGCATGGAAACCTCGGCCATATGTGCTCGGGGTATACATGGGAGGCGAAGACGAACGCGACATCAGTTTCTGGGAATGGCTGAACCCGTTCGACAAACCCAACGCGAGCGCATCGTTCAATCGCTTGTTCTCCGAAACAAATTACGCCCCGGCCATAAACGACAACGGCTGCCTGACCAACTTCTCGGAACTGGCGCTCGGCGTCGACTTCAAACCGCTTGAGAAGGTTTCCGTCAAGACCCAGATCGGGCGTTACTGGGCCAACGAAACCTTTGATTGGCCGGCATACTTCACCCTCGGCAACTATCGCGTGCTGATCGCTCCAAACCTGAGCTTCTGGACTATGGAGTCCGGCGACAATATCGGGTGGGAATGGCTGAATGTCATCAATTACGCCTACAGCGAAAATCTCACCATCATGCTGTTCTACTCCCACTTCTTCAACGATTCGGATCACGGGTTGGACGGCAACTATCTGTACTCCAACGGAAACGTTTTCATGGGCGGTACCGACGACGCCGATGCAGACTACGTATTCTTGTGGTTCATCTTGACGTTCTGA
- a CDS encoding phenylacetate--CoA ligase: MSHVIPKRIWDPKAETMPRKDLETLQLARLRQTVARVANVPFYKDAFAKRGIGPESIKTLDDVRRLPFTTKEDLRQHYPLGFLAVPRSDVARYHGSSGTTGKPTFVAYTAGDLSTWADLCARFLVAGGLQPHHTVHIAFGYGLFTGGFGLHYGIERVGAAIVPASSGNTPRQILLIRDLNAEVLISTPSYALQIAEVAREQGMSPADLPLQYAHFGGEPWTEDMRTQIEAQLGLEAYNNYGLSEVIGPGVSGECHLRAGMHIQEDHFIVECVDPDTLEPITDGSYGELIFTSLTKEAFPVLRYRTRDIAALDPCPCDCGRTSIRMSRIVGRTDDMLIIRGVNVFPSQIEEALLRVEGTAPHYEIVIERPGALDEVTIRVEIRPELFSDKMSEMQVLKERIVREIASVTGVRARVELVSPQTLQRSPGKAKRVIDMRKA, encoded by the coding sequence ATGTCACACGTCATTCCGAAACGCATTTGGGACCCCAAAGCCGAGACCATGCCGCGCAAAGATTTGGAAACACTGCAGCTTGCGCGCCTTCGCCAGACCGTTGCGCGTGTCGCGAACGTCCCTTTCTACAAGGACGCGTTCGCCAAACGGGGCATCGGCCCCGAGAGCATCAAGACGCTGGACGACGTCCGCCGGCTGCCGTTCACGACCAAAGAGGACCTGCGGCAGCATTATCCTCTGGGGTTTCTGGCCGTGCCACGCAGCGATGTGGCCCGGTACCATGGGTCTTCCGGCACAACCGGCAAACCCACCTTCGTAGCCTACACGGCGGGGGACCTCAGCACCTGGGCCGATCTGTGCGCGCGGTTTCTGGTTGCGGGGGGATTGCAGCCCCACCACACCGTGCATATCGCCTTCGGTTACGGCCTGTTCACGGGAGGGTTCGGCCTGCACTACGGTATCGAACGAGTGGGCGCCGCGATCGTCCCGGCTTCCTCCGGCAACACGCCGCGGCAGATCCTGCTCATACGAGATCTCAACGCAGAGGTGCTCATCAGCACGCCGAGCTATGCGCTGCAAATTGCGGAAGTGGCCCGTGAACAAGGCATGTCCCCGGCGGACCTGCCGCTCCAGTACGCCCATTTCGGCGGCGAACCCTGGACCGAGGACATGCGGACCCAGATCGAGGCCCAGTTGGGGCTCGAAGCGTACAACAATTACGGATTGAGCGAGGTGATCGGGCCCGGCGTCAGCGGAGAATGCCATCTCCGCGCGGGAATGCACATACAGGAAGACCATTTCATCGTCGAGTGCGTCGACCCCGATACCCTCGAACCTATCACCGACGGCAGCTACGGAGAACTGATCTTCACGTCCCTCACCAAAGAAGCGTTTCCGGTGCTCCGCTACCGGACACGCGACATCGCCGCCCTTGACCCCTGCCCGTGCGACTGCGGCCGGACCAGCATTCGCATGAGCCGCATTGTCGGCCGCACGGATGACATGCTCATCATTCGTGGCGTGAACGTCTTCCCGTCACAGATTGAAGAAGCCCTCCTGAGGGTCGAAGGTACCGCCCCCCACTACGAAATCGTCATCGAACGCCCAGGGGCTCTTGACGAAGTGACCATACGAGTCGAAATCCGTCCCGAGCTGTTTTCGGACAAGATGAGCGAGATGCAAGTCCTTAAAGAACGGATAGTTAGAGAGATCGCGTCAGTCACGGGCGTTCGCGCCCGCGTTGAGCTGGTCAGCCCGCAAACCCTCCAACGGTCCCCCGGCAAAGCCAAGCGCGTAATTGATATGAGAAAAGCGTGA
- a CDS encoding T9SS C-terminal target domain-containing protein encodes MPLKKYLLFALLFGFVAWSAADAGEQKAEPPFDVVPLQGSEITADTGEKPQSKLWLHDGCWWAVFPNAAGTNLWRLDDTRWSSMLHLSDSTDTHADARRVGGLAHVLLLGNARCELVSLEYSPAAKTYHLWPKCPAPVSFTLDAGVETATIDVDSSGRMWLASDGESAINVRWSEPPYSSWSAPLALANGVGDDDICAVAAFPSGGAGVLWSNQNTRQFGFRFHPGDATPGAWSGDETPAAASGLPVGRGMADDHLNCAVASDGTLYAAVKTSYDTDGYVVIGLLVRRPSGVWDELYRVDDDGTRPIALLNEKSGSLLVAYRLGDAIVCRESPLNPIAFGPRCTLMTKGAERLNNVTSTKDSFSDDVVILASTATTAEGVRIRPR; translated from the coding sequence ATGCCACTAAAGAAATACTTGCTGTTCGCGCTGTTGTTCGGATTTGTGGCGTGGTCTGCCGCCGATGCCGGGGAGCAGAAGGCGGAACCACCATTTGACGTTGTCCCTCTGCAGGGCTCTGAAATCACGGCAGATACGGGGGAGAAGCCGCAGTCCAAGCTCTGGCTTCATGATGGCTGTTGGTGGGCTGTGTTTCCCAACGCCGCGGGTACGAATTTGTGGCGTTTGGACGATACGCGGTGGTCCTCCATGCTGCATCTGTCGGATTCGACCGATACCCACGCAGACGCCAGGCGGGTAGGCGGGTTGGCGCATGTATTATTGCTTGGGAATGCCCGGTGTGAACTGGTTTCGCTCGAGTACAGCCCGGCCGCAAAGACCTATCATCTCTGGCCGAAATGCCCGGCGCCGGTGAGCTTCACGCTGGACGCCGGCGTGGAAACCGCCACCATCGATGTCGATTCTTCGGGGCGCATGTGGCTGGCTTCGGACGGGGAATCCGCGATCAACGTGCGATGGAGCGAGCCGCCTTACTCGAGCTGGAGCGCGCCCCTCGCGCTGGCAAACGGGGTGGGTGACGACGATATTTGCGCCGTTGCCGCCTTTCCGAGCGGGGGCGCGGGTGTGCTCTGGTCAAACCAGAACACGAGACAGTTCGGTTTTCGGTTCCACCCCGGAGACGCTACCCCCGGAGCGTGGTCCGGCGACGAAACGCCCGCTGCCGCCTCGGGATTGCCCGTAGGCAGAGGAATGGCGGACGACCATCTGAATTGCGCCGTCGCCTCGGATGGTACGCTCTATGCCGCCGTAAAGACCAGCTACGATACGGACGGGTATGTAGTGATCGGCCTGTTGGTCCGAAGACCGTCGGGAGTGTGGGACGAGCTGTACCGCGTCGATGATGACGGCACGCGGCCGATCGCGCTCCTGAACGAGAAGAGCGGGTCGCTCCTGGTGGCGTACCGGCTCGGCGACGCGATTGTCTGCAGGGAATCGCCTCTGAACCCCATTGCGTTCGGTCCGCGTTGCACGTTGATGACCAAGGGCGCCGAGCGCCTGAACAACGTCACCAGCACCAAAGACAGTTTCAGTGATGATGTCGTGATTCTCGCCTCCACGGCCACTACTGCTGAGGGTGTGCGGATAAGACCGCGTTGA